The Zingiber officinale cultivar Zhangliang chromosome 9A, Zo_v1.1, whole genome shotgun sequence genome window below encodes:
- the LOC122019887 gene encoding probable BOI-related E3 ubiquitin-protein ligase 2, with protein sequence MAFFTHHHLQQPQPPAQQQQQQLAVPFRNFVPINGQIPAPVDFISASLADPTHHSVSRFMGLSPGAGTEVDGGLNGWEPMRKRIKEQDFLENSQISSIDFLHTGSVSTGLGLSLDDRRIVASSGESQLLFLPTFDQDINHEMQRMDAEIDQFIKLEGERLRKSIIEKLQMKQFQTIASLEEKIRRKVREKESEMEDINKRNAELEEQLKQLALEASTWQQRAKYNESLINSLKYNLEQLYAQRKDTKEGCGDSEVDDAASCCNGDMGLQLMSKQNNDVLSKVCKVCGVNDICMLLLPCKHVCLCKECESKLSFCPSCHTSKLIGMEIYM encoded by the exons ATGGCCTTCTTCACCCATCACCACCTTCAACAGCCGCAACCTCCGGCgcaacagcagcagcagcagctggCAGTCCCCTTCAG GAATTTCGTGCCGATCAATGGGCAAATCCCTGCGCCTGTCGATTTCATTTCCGCCTCCTTAGCTGATCCAACCCATCATTCTG TCAGTCGGTTCATGGGCCTCTCCCCAGGCGCTGGAACGGAGGTGGACGGTGGATTGAACGGCTGGGAGCCCATGAGGAAGCGGATCAAGGAGCAGGATTTTCTCGAGAATTCCCAGATTTCGTCCATTGATTTCCTTCATACCGGGTCAGTATCCACCGGATTAGGACTTTCACTGGACGATCGGAGGATTGTGGCTTCATCTGGGGAGTCACAGCTTCTATTTCTACCAACCTTCGACCAGGACATCAATCATGAGATGCAAAGAATGGATGCAGAAATTGATCAGTTCATCAAGCTCGAG GGTGAGCGTCTTCGGAAATCAATAATAGAGAAGCTTCAGATGAAACAATTTCAAACTATAGCTTCCTTGGAGGAGAAGATCCGGAGGAAGGTAAGGGAGAAAGAATCAGAAATGGAAGACATAAACAAGAGGAATGCGGAGCTTGAGGAACAGTTGAAACAGTTGGCCCTAGAAGCAAGCACATGGCAGCAAAGGGCGAAGTACAATGAGAGCTTGATAAATTCCCTCAAATATAATCTTGAGCAACTATATGCTCAGAGAAAAGACACGAAGGAGGGGTGTGGTGACAGCGAGGTAGATGATGCTGCCTCATGTTGCAACGGGGATATGGGCTTGCAGTTGATGTCGAAGCAGAATAATGATGTGTTGTCTAAGGTGTGCAAGGTGTGCGGCGTaaatgacatttgcatgctttTATTGCCCTGCAAGCACGTATGCCTCTGCAAAGAATGTGAAAGCAAGCTTAGTTTCTGCCCTTCATGTCACACATCTAAATTGATCGGCATGGAGATCTATATGTGA
- the LOC122021115 gene encoding pentatricopeptide repeat-containing protein At4g33990-like, whose translation MVDFSRRLLSCATLRLARPLHALLLVSGRARDAFLVTKLLNLYSRLGDLPSVVLTFRHAPVKTSITWNSMIACYVHHGFLKDALACFRCLILSPSPSARPDSFTFPVTIKACWDLEWGKRIHSLAYKLGFVCNVFVSASLVHMYSRLGFTDDARKVFDEMTIKDLGCWNAMLSGLCQNGRTAAVTELFERMMMLGLPMDKVTVTSILPVCTPLQNPLLGFCIHVYCIKHGMDSDLFVSNALIDMYAKLGHLEEAQKVFKGMVDRDLVTWNSIISGYEQTGDANSALNLFNEMQQSGIQPDRLTLVSLASAVAQRGDDRNGQSAYGFILRRGWDLHDIIVSNAIVDMYGKLSKVKLAQEVFDRMPKRDVISWNTLITGYSQNGLANEAIEIFKYMQIHEGIMPIQGTLASVLPACAHVGALQEGVKIHSYGLRIGLLSDIFVSTCLIDMYAKCGRLAEAMVLFEQVSSRFTGPWNAIIAGLGVHGHGKKAASLFSEMQEQGIKPDHVTFVSLLSACSHAGLVDHGRQCFHQMKSVYGLEPWVKHYACMVDLLGRSGQLDAAYELIMTMTLKPDSGVWGALLGACRIHGNVELGKVAASHLFEIDAENMGYYVLLSNMYAKAGKWDGITEVRSLARHKQLQKTPGWSSVEVNKKVNVFFTGNHSHPQHEEIQKELRTLLAKIKSIGYVPDFSFVLQDVEEDEKENILSSHSERLAIAYGIISTLPKTPIQIYKNLRVCGDCHNATKFISKITEREIIMRDSNRFHHFKDGKCSCRDYW comes from the coding sequence ATGGTGGACTTCAGCCGCCGCCTCCTCTCCTGCGCCACGCTTCGCCTCGCTCGACCTCTCCACGCTCTCCTCCTCGTTTCCGGACGAGCCCGCGACGCCTTCCTCGTCACCAAGCTTCTCAACCTTTACTCCCGCCTCGGCGACCTCCCCTCCGTGGTCCTCACCTTCCGCCACGCCCCCGTCAAGACCTCCATCACCTGGAACTCCATGATCGCGTGCTACGTCCACCACGGCTTCCTCAAAGACGCCCTCGCGTGCTTCCGCTGTCTCATCCTCTCTCCTTCCCCTTCCGCCCGCCCCGATTCCTTCACCTTCCCTGTCACCATCAAAGCCTGCTGGGACTTGGAGTGGGGGAAGCGGATTCATTCCCTGGCCTACAAGCTTGGCTTCGTGTGTAACGTTTTCGTCTCCGCGTCCTTGGTCCATATGTACTCCAGGCTCGGGTTCACGGACGACGCCAGGAAGGTGTTCGACGAAATGACGATAAAAGACTTGGGTTGCTGGAATGCGATGCTCTCCGGCCTTTGTCAGAATGGTAGGACGGCGGCGGTGACCGAATTGTTTGAGCGGATGATGATGCTTGGGTTGCCCATGGATAAGGTCACTGTGACGAGCATTCTGCCAGTTTGCACACCGCTGCAGAATCCTTTATTGGGTTTTTGCATTCACGTTTACTGCATCAAACACGGTATGGATTCAGATTTGTTTGTGTCTAATGCGTTAATTGACATGTATGCGAAGTTGGGTCATTTGGAAGAAGCACAGAAGGTATTTAAGGGAATGGTGGATAGAGATTTGGTGACCTGGAATTCTATCATTTCTGGCTATGAGCAAACTGGTGATGCTAACTCTGCACTTAATCTATTCAATGAGATGCAGCAGAGTGGCATTCAACCTGATCGATTAACGCTTGTAAGTCTAGCTTCTGCAGTCGCTCAACGTGGGGATGACCGAAATGGTCAGTCAGCATATGGTTTCATCTTGAGAAGGGGGTGGGATTTGCATGATATCATTGTTAGTAATGCCATTGTTGACATGTATGGGAAGTTATCAAAGGTTAAGCTTGCACAAGAAGTGTTTGATAGGATGCCAAAAAGAGATGTCATTTCTTGGAATACTTTGATCACTGGGTATTCTCAAAATGGCCTTGCAAATGAAGCAATCGAGATATTTAAGTATATGCAGATCCATGAAGGGATCATGCCCATTCAAGGAACACTTGCCAGTGTTCTACCTGCTTGCGCACATGTTGGGGCTTTGCAAGAAGGGGTGAAAATTCATAGTTACGGACTTCGAATCGGCCTACTGTCAGACATTTTTGTGTCTACTTGTCTCATAGATATGTATGCAAAATGCGGGAGGCTGGCAGAAGCAATGGTTTTGTTTGAACAAGTCTCCAGTAGGTTTACTGGTCCATGGAATGCAATCATAGCTGGTCTTGGTGTACATGGCCATGGAAAAAAGGCAGCATCACTATTTTCAGAAATGCAAGAACAGGGGATAAAACCGGACCATGTTACATTTGTTTCACTGCTGTCCGCTTGTAGCCATGCTGGGTTAGTTGATCATGGACGCCAATGCTTTCACCAGATGAAATCAGTTTATGGTCTTGAACCTTGGGTAAAACATTATGCCTGCATGGTGGATTTGCTTGGTCGGTCTGGGCAACTGGATGCTGCCTATGAACTGATAATGACCATGACACTAAAGCCTGATTCTGGTGTATGGGGTGCTCTTCTTGGAGCTTGTAGGATTCATGGCAATGTAGAACTAGGTAAAGTGGCTGCGAGCCACCTCTTTGAGATCGATGCAGAAAATATGGGTTACTATGTTCTGCTATCTAATATGTATGCTAAAGCAGGCAAATGGGATGGCATAACTGAAGTGAGGTCCTTGGCTAGACATAAGCAGCTACAGAAAACTCCTGGATGGAGTTCAGTGGAGGTGAATAAGAAGGTGAATGTGTTCTTTACCGGGAACCACTCACACCCTCAGCACGAGGAGATCCAGAAAGAATTGAGAACATTGTTGGCCAAAATTAAAAGCATTGGTTATGTTCCAGATTTCAGCTTTGTATTGCAGGATGTGGAGGAGGATGAGAAGGAAAATATATTATCAAGCCACAGTGAAAGACTTGCAATTGCCTATGGAATTATAAGCACCTTGCCGAAAACTCCTATTCAGATCTACAAGAATTTGCGGGTATGTGGAGACTGTCATAATGCAACCAAATTCATATCAAAGATCACCGAAAGAGAGATCATCATGAGGGATTCAAACCGTTTCCATCATTTTAAAGATGGTAAATGCTCTTGCAGAGATTACTGGTAA
- the LOC122019886 gene encoding uncharacterized TPR repeat-containing protein At1g05150-like yields the protein MVPAGGVGGRGTRAEKVRRIFERFDVNGDGGLNREEMAALVVSVNPRVKFSDDQISAILDEVFRTYADFIAAPDVGLTLPGLIRTYDDGAGDVDRDFDALGLSLSADAGGEESDSIGAASDVVVASASSTAPTASGVLFDDGLLASASAPKPPPPRAAAPPWAASSNHGILFDSSWSLLDDLEILVKRLRSKQLQRAATGGASSNDNNNSHFDSFSEAGWSREISGPSDSSERRISWDEKSRDHLTFVKEVAVLRGRADAARTREEAFDNHMVLGRGLYEHQLFRESLISFRRLCELKPTDARAHFRAGNALYAIGRHTDAKEEFLLALEAAEAGGTQSTEILPQINVNLGIALEAEGMILGACEHYREAAILCPTHFRALKLLGSALFGVGEYRAAEKALEEAIFLRQDYADAHCDLGSALHAIGEDERATQEFQKAIDLKPGHVDALYNLGGLFMDAGRFPRASEMFTRVLSVRPNHWRAQLNKAVALLGAGESDEAKRALKEAFKMTQRIEVYDAIAHLKVLQKKKKPKGSGTESERAYLVIEPSKFKRAGRKTTLRQDLAVALDIRAFQRVARLNRCDVDLLKKEINETDVPISYSGSGEPEKSIRKAALEVILRRLLQFLKPETFQGAIKAINEKVLSVLDATGSGRVDLGMFLAILAPLCTGPTEKRKRGVFDSLLWRPSNEGGVNIRRSDAITYIKLLRAVYIPSYGVSDMLEVHGESDPSMVSYSEFLEMFNDPDWGFGILDTLIKLETGDRIRHGRRSCSVCQYPIIGSRFTEIKLQFSLCNRCYSEGKVPSNFKQEEFLFKEYGNESEAMKDMCRCFNMYSTSLQVDA from the coding sequence ATGGTGCCGGCTGGAGGCGTTGGAGGACGGGGGACGCGAGCGGAGAAGGTGCGGCGGATCTTTGAGCGGTTCGATGTTAATGGCGATGGGGGGTTGAATCGCGAGGAGATGGCGGCGCTGGTGGTCTCCGTTAATCCCCGCGTAAAGTTCAGCGATGACCAGATCTCTGCCATCCTTGACGAGGTCTTCCGCACCTACGCCGACTTCATCGCCGCGCCTGACGTCGGCCTCACCCTCCCCGGCCTCATCCGAACTTATGATGATGGTGCCGGAGATGTTGATCGTGACTTCGACGCCCTCGGACTGAGCTTATCGGCGGACGCGGGAGGTGAAGAAAGCGACTCCATCGGCGCCGCCTCCGACGTCGTTGTGGCTTCGGCGTCCTCCACTGCCCCCACGGCTTCTGGCGTCCTCTTCGATGATGGTCTCCTCGCTTCTGCTTCCGCTCCCAAGCCCCCGCCCCCTCGCGCTGCCGCGCCTCCGTGGGCAGCCTCGTCCAACCATGGCATCTTGTTTGATTCCTCGTGGAGCCTCCTCGATGACCTCGAGATCCTTGTCAAACGTCTCCGCTCTAAGCAGCTCCAGAGGGCCGCCACTGGGGGCGCCAGCAGCAATGACAACAACAATAGCCACTTTGACTCCTTCTCCGAGGCTGGGTGGTCGCGGGAGATCAGCGGGCCTTCGGATTCTTCCGAGCGGCGGATCTCGTGGGACGAGAAAAGCCGTGATCACCTTACTTTTGTCAAGGAGGTAGCCGTCCTCCGTGGTCGTGCTGACGCCGCTCGGACTAGGGAGGAAGCCTTTGACAACCACATGGTCCTCGGCCGGGGTCTCTACGAGCACCAGCTTTTCCGTGAGTCCCTCATTAGCTTTCGCCGCCTCTGCGAACTCAAGCCCACTGATGCTCGCGCTCACTTCCGTGCTGGCAATGCCCTCTATGCCATTGGCCGCCACACTGATGCCAAAGAAGAATTTTTACTGGCCTTGGAGGCCGCCGAGGCTGGGGGGACCCAATCCACTGAAATCCTCCCTCAGATCAATGTCAACCTTGGCATTGCCCTGGAAGCTGAAGGCATGATTCTTGGTGCCTGCGAGCACTATCGGGAAGCTGCTATACTTTGTCCTACCCATTTCAGAGCCCTGAAGCTTCTCGGAAGTGCACTGTTTGGTGTTGGAGAGTACCGTGCTGCTGAGAAGGCTCTGGAGGAGGCAATTTTCCTGCGGCAGGACTACGCAGATGCGCACTGTGATCTAGGGTCTGCCCTTCATGCCATTGGGGAGGATGAGAGAGCGACTCAAGAGTTCCAGAAGGCCATTGATTTGAAGCCTGGACATGTAGACGCGCTGTATAACCTTGGCGGCCTGTTCATGGATGCAGGTCGATTTCCAAGGGCGTCTGAGATGTTCACCAGAGTTTTGAGCGTGCGGCCAAACCACTGGCGGGCACAGTTGAACAAGGCAGTAGCATTATTGGGGGCTGGGGAATCAGATGAAGCAAAGCGGGCGCTTAAGGAAGCATTTAAAATGACACAAAGGATTGAGGTGTATGATGCGATTGCACATCTCAAGGTtcttcagaagaagaagaagcccaaGGGGAGTGGCACAGAAAGTGAAAGGGCATACCTTGTCATTGAGCCATCAAAGTTCAAGAGGGCTGGGAGAAAGACTACTCTAAGGCAAGATTTGGCTGTTGCGTTGGATATCAGGGCTTTCCAGAGGGTTGCAAGGCTTAATCGCTGTGATGTGGATCTCTTGAAGAAAGAAATTAATGAGACTGATGTTCCTATATCCTATTCTGGTAGTGGCGAACCTGAAAAATCAATCAGGAAGGCTGCCTTGGAAGTGATTCTTCGAAGGCTACTTCAGTTCCTCAAACCTGAAACATTCCAAGGAGCTATAAAAGCAATCAACGAGAAGGTTCTCTCTGTACTTGATGCCACTGGTTCAGGAAGGGTGGATTTGGGGATGTTTCTTGCTATCCTTGCTCCTCTGTGCACTGGTCCTACCGAAAAGCGAAAGAGGGGTGTATTTGATTCACTTCTTTGGCGACCTAGTAATGAAGGCGGGGTGAACATCAGGAGGAGTGATGCAATTACATATATAAAGCTCCTGCGGGCTGTTTACATTCCCTCTTATGGTGTCAGTGACATGTTGGAGGTTCATGGAGAATCAGATCCTTCAATGGTGTCATACTCTGAGTTTCTTGAGATGTTCAATGATCCGGATTGGGGTTTTGGGATCCTAGACACATTGATTAAGCTTGAAACTGGTGATCGAATACGCCATGGTCGACGCAGCTGCTCTGTTTGCCAGTATCCGATAATTGGATCAAGATTCACAGAGATAAAGCTTCAGTTCAGCTTGTGTAACCGTTGCTACAGTGAAGGGAAGGTGCCATCAAATTTCAAGCAAGAAGAATTTTTGTTTAAAGAGTATGGAAATGAATCTGAAGCTATGAAAGATATGTGTAGGTGTTTTAATATGTATTCCACGAGCTTGCAAGTTGATGCGTAA